CTGGTAAGCCAGTTGGGCCGACACGTCCGCCAAGGCTCGCATTAGAAGCAGAAGATTACAATGAAATTAAGCGCCATTTCGAACGAGCCAAAAACTATGCACAACCTAGCCAAGGAGCGAAATGATGACATTCATCTCCTCGCAAACATTCTCTGCTTTTTGAGTTGCAGCGCGCACGAGAATGCTTCGTTTGTCACCGAACAATAGGATGGCGTCCTGCTTTTAAAATAATGAAGAGCGTGCCAATTGGACCTTCTGGCGCGCTCTTCTTTAGGTTTATCCCCTCTATAGCCGTATTAACTGCCGCTCAGAGGTCGTCAAACGTTTGACGCCGCCCTTTGTCAGCAAAAGATCATCCTCGATGCGAACACCGCCAATCTCAGGTAGATAAATGCCCGGTTCAACGGTAATGACCATTCCTTCCTCTAGAACGCCGCTGCTTTTAGGAGATAAGAATGGTTCTTCGTGAATCTCAAGACCAAGACCATGCCCTGCTCCATGGCCAAAGAAATCTCCATACCCTTCAGCACGAATGAATTTCCTGCACAAGGCATCTGCTTCCTTCAATGGCATCCCTGGAGCCAGAGCGGCTACCGTCCGTTCCAAAGCCTCAAGAACGATGTTATAGATTTCAACAAGCTTTTCTTGCGGCTCACCAATTGAAACAGTTCTCGTCAAGTCTGAATGATAGTCCTTATAGTAGGCACCGAAATCCATCGTGATCATCTCATTCACTTCCACAGTCTTCTCACTTGCCACGCCATGAGGCAATGCACCACGCCAACCAGATGCGACAATGATAGGGGTTCCTGCACTGGTCGCGCCTTGCTCCTTCATTACGCGTTCCAATTCCGTTGCAATCTCCTGCTCTTTGAGACCAGGCTTGATAAACGATTGGATGTGATTAAAGGCGACATCCGCAATCCGTGCGGCTTCCTGTAAGCATTCAATTTCCTCAGGCAGCTTGATTTTCCGCAGATCTTCGACGAAGTGACCTATAGGGATCAACTCAACATCCTGAAAAGCCGTTTTTAACTCTATATATTGCTTATACGTAAAATGGTTCTCTTCAAACCCTAACCTTGTTATGCCAGATGCCGCTGCTTTTTCTACAATACTGTCGACAAGACGCCCTCCATGGTTGACGACTTTACAATCCTTCACTTGCGCCTCTGCTTGAGCAATGTAACGAAAATCGGTAAAAAGAAATGCCGATGACTCACCAATCAGAACAGCCCCTGCTGTACCTGTGAATTTCGTCACATATTTCCGGTTGTGTGGGGCGTAGATCAAGATTCCATCAAGGTTGTGTGCAGAAAGCTTGGATTGCAACGAGGATATAATACGCATTTTATGAACTGCCACTAAACACATAGACCTATGTATCATCCGACTATACGATTCACCTTCTTAGACTCTTCTGTACTCAGAAGGTCCTTGTCTATGTTCGCTCTCCGAGTAGTGGCAGCGTCACCACCTTTCTATTTTTAGTGTTCAAGCTTACATGACAGGGAGCGTTGTTCACGTTATACAATTCATCTCATTTGTCTATTTTAGCAAAATTCTCGACTTCTTGTTGCGACCTCCTTTGCCATTAGCATGCAAGGAATGTGCCAGGCGAATGCTTACTAGTGCCTTTTAAGATAAAAATAAAACACGACGAGGTCTTCTCGAGTCGATGATTCACTTGTCAAAGAAAGCACGACCGCTGCGTCAAAATACTTCGCGTTCCACGGGCACGGCTTCAGCTTCCTCGGAAAGCAAAAGCTTTCCTGCGGGATCTTCAGCTCGCGCTGTTCCCGTTGGAGTCTACGTATTTTGACTACGCTAATGTTTGTTTCTGCATAAATTTTTTTTATTTTGTCCCAGTCTCGTGTAA
This portion of the Aureibacillus halotolerans genome encodes:
- a CDS encoding M24 family metallopeptidase is translated as MRIISSLQSKLSAHNLDGILIYAPHNRKYVTKFTGTAGAVLIGESSAFLFTDFRYIAQAEAQVKDCKVVNHGGRLVDSIVEKAAASGITRLGFEENHFTYKQYIELKTAFQDVELIPIGHFVEDLRKIKLPEEIECLQEAARIADVAFNHIQSFIKPGLKEQEIATELERVMKEQGATSAGTPIIVASGWRGALPHGVASEKTVEVNEMITMDFGAYYKDYHSDLTRTVSIGEPQEKLVEIYNIVLEALERTVAALAPGMPLKEADALCRKFIRAEGYGDFFGHGAGHGLGLEIHEEPFLSPKSSGVLEEGMVITVEPGIYLPEIGGVRIEDDLLLTKGGVKRLTTSERQLIRL